The genomic region atttgcatcCTGGCCACTCGAAACATTGACAAATCCTATAAAGCGTTCATATACTTGTAAATCCACCACATATCTTACACAAATCGATAATTGTTCTTCTCTATAACATCTAACCAACAACGTATACttgtaatgtaattatattcatataataaataaaaaacactatttaatattaccttGCTTCATCACACATTATGGCAAAAAAACCAACATTGACTATTTGGTTTAAGATGATTTCCTTAACTTGATCAGCACACATTTTTATCAGCTCTTCTTGAACTTTCCAGCtacttaagttaattttttgtaggtaACTTTGTTCAAAATCAGCATCATGTTTTGAGACCAGTTTACATAATTCTTTAAaactacctaaatataattaataaaaatatatttaaaaaaatattaccgataactcttataaataaaaaaaccttgATTATTAGAGTCAGATGATTCATCATGGCCTCTGAAGGCAATTCCTTGTTTTCCTAAATACAACGCTATATCTATCAAATGTAACAAATAGTTGcgattttttatgatttgttgTTGATGAAAGGCACTCATCTTAGATATTATTGAACcgtttattttactgtttttatacTCGGCCATTCTAGTAAGACTATTTAAATGAGTTTTAGTAGATTcatgacattttaatttaaaggaaatctacagaaaaaaaaaataatatcatattatttaaatatgtaattgtctttaatttttgaaaaaagatcattaaaatattataaatgttaattagaagtttaattgtaaaaataacttgCCTTTTTCCAATTAGAAAATCCAGTAATAGTAAAAGTGTTTTCTGAATTCCCATAGTCATTTGAAAAGATGCGGCAAGCAAAGCAAAATACTGCGTTCATTTTAACGCTATATTCCAGCCAATCAAAATGTGTATAGTAAACTGACGTGAATGAACGATTTTGTGTGCCAAATTTGGTTTTTGGATAAAcctaaagtttaatttaataatcaaagaaTATAATTCATCATTCATAAAGTATTTTTCTATGCTATATTGACTTACCTTTAATATAGGTCTTATAGGACCCGAGTCCATATCTCCAAGATCTGTATCCAAACTATTTGCAAACGTTGAGCTGGATGCATGTGAAAAGGGTTTATCAGTGGGTCTGTCCTGAACCTGAATGATTTTTGTTTGAGTGCTGCATGGATCTGGATCATCTACTAGTTGATCATTTTGTTCCTGAGTATCCACATTGTTTGTAAGCGGAAAATCGTCTTTTTTAATGACTttacgaaatttaaaaatgtcaaatacttttcttttatccattgtaaaaaaaataaattattacactttacagtaaaaatataaatattgttaatgttGACAACAAAGTAAAGAgacaagttataaaatataaatgcactgtatactgtatacacaaTACTCTACAACACAACTGTTACAACTACATAAGTGTCATGTATATTTTtgcttttgataaaattatcaattaatatagaatataatatatagattataaactataatagtgtATTAACCTTCATCATAAAGGGTTTTTCCtgtcatttgaaaataaatctaaaaataaatttcctaTTGGAAATTATAACTGATAAGCTGCAATAGacgtgttatataatataaattataaacgttaataaataatacattaaatataataaaatattacattatattgttagatgtaattaaatggttttattaattttaataagctttaagtaaaatcatttaaaaactgGGGGGGGCTATGAATAAAACTGGGGGAGCTAAGCCCCCCCAAGCCCCCCCCTAATTGCGCCTATGTGTTTAGGTGATTGTGAACAACCTATTATTCCTAGAGGAAATTCATTGCGAGCTTTGAAGGCTAGAAAGTTAGCATCTGAACGAAGGCATGAAGATACCTTAACTGCTTTAGCTCTTATGCAAAAAGAAGAagattttttcaatgttttacaTGATATTGGAtgtaatccattttttttgcattactACTGTTCCGAACAGATACATATTTACAGACAATATTGCCGCAGTTTTAAATatccaaaattaattatagatgCGACCGGTTCAGTAGTTAAAccatttaagaaattaaattcggagaaaactaaaactatttttctcTACGAAGGTCTTGTTTatgatgaacaaaaaaaatatagttttacggCAACAAATATGTTAAGCGAAAGGCATACAAACGTGGCGATTTCAAATTGGCTTTTAAATTGGTTGAATAGTGATGTACCTATTCCAAAACAGACAGTTTGTGATCAATCTTTAGCACTTTTATCCGccattgttaaatgttttacCCAATATTCTTCGCTTCAAGATTATATAAGAGCATGTGCAAGTTTACTCAATGGAGATTTCACATCACAATCTTATTGGGTCCCCCGATGCTTCGTACGAATTGATATtgcacattttataaaaactattaccaAATGGATACCATTAAAATCTGTTGTACGAAGAGTTCGAGAAGTCATTCTTCGTTCAATGGGTTTTCTAATTAAAAGCCAATCTCTTATAGAAATGCGGTCAATTTTACTGTCATTATTTGTGGTTTTAACTAATGAAACTGATGGTTTGGATATTCATGGTGAAGATACGCCATGTGAAAAACatagaacaattttaatttcagctACGTCGTAtggttttattgattttcaaactCAGTTTGATGAATTAATAGCTTCTGCAGAATCTGAAGATGATGCAAGGAAAATCATCGAAGAAGAATATGAACGACAAAACGAAGGATTGGATTAGTTCGAAAATCCATTTCAATCATGGGCGAATGAGATTTATGATGAAAgcaaaatgctaataaaagaAGGAACCGGAATTAATccattatatttacctaatttaGTTCCACTTTTAATCAAATGTACCAAACTATTACCACTTTGGTCGGGAGTTATGGTACCAATTTTTGGTTATGGCGAAGAGGTATCTAGTTCAGCAGCAGTAGAGTCAAGCTTTAAGAAACTTAAGACAGTGACATTAAAACATGTTGACTTGCCgacaaatatagaaaaatttctAGAAAATCATATAATGTCATTAAAAAGTGCCTCTATTTTGCAAGCAGCTGAACACCACCCACCAATTTGTCTCCGAGCATCTgaagaaaatgataaaacgCCAACATTATCCCCAGGTTTTATCGAAGAAAATAATGAAGAGTACGACTTACATCAAATATCGACTTCATTCCCAGTGTCGGAAAAAATGGACGAAGACACtttcataaataaagaaaCGATGCAATCTCCAGATTTAAAAACTCATAATCAAGACCATACCATACACCAAACGTCTTTGTCGTCACAAGATTTTGAAGAACCTTCCGTAGACTATGATTCTGaggatataatgtataatgtatataccaaAGAGCAAATGTTCATTATGTAGCgcaggtaaaaataattcaatatatagataagtaattaattcactaattaattttatagtttaactttataacaattaataaaaaacaggaatatctttaatttttaaactgttataacttatttccAGAAAATAACAGTCTTCgtgtaaatatacaataatatttatacatttctgaAGAACATTAGACAATCTTCtgcttaaaatttgaattattgtttaattattttattttattcattaaattaatatttttaggaaatCTTCCAAAAGTTGGTGCAAATAAATGCTCCATTTGTAAAAAGCGTGTACACAGCTTCTCAACATGTTCAACTCATAAACCAGGAACAGAAAATGAGCGTTTATGTACGGTTTGCTCTTTATTAGAAGCAGATAGCATGAGTCATGAAAATAAAGCTCAAGAAAAATggaatcgaaaaaataaaaggcaGCTTAAAAACAATTCCTATCTCACTCCAAATccccatttaaaatatttgacccTAAGCAActcaaatagtaaaaaaacaatgcctatattaaaaaatggatCAAGATTTGAAGAACTAAAAGGATGTAAAACAAAGGCATTTCCAGGCAGAGTTATATTCAATAACACGTGTGCATTCGACTCATTGGCATCACTGattatggtatttaattttttatttaatccaaaatactaaaaaattataatttattaatgttaattaaataattatagtttataataatcagtaatattttataagtgattTGAGGAAcattaatgaatacatttttattaagaaaagtatattatatattagtgatttaaataaaactataatacctaaaagtatttttttagaattatattaaataaaataattggttttttaaatctaGGTATCATATTGTGACAGTAAACAGTATTCAGAAATGTTGGATATTTCTGAAAAATCAgactttttaagttttatttgtaaaattttgaattatggaATATCATCTGAATCATATTCATGTAGAgctgatttaattataaataatttaaatgttgaaatgaAGCAAATGGAATATGGTACTACATTAGTTGTATGTGCATCTACTATTGGTCATGTAATTGACGCTTTAATGGAGAAATATTCATCGGCAATAGAAATTTCTAATTGTTCAATAtgtgaacaaataaaaaaacgaaatgtcatgcattttacatttcaaataaatgttgatgataatttatcaaaattacaaaattttttggatGAGCGTTTAAttgataactatttaatttgtggCCATAATGATTGTCGAGGTCTGAAGAAAGTCACTACTAACGTTTCGGAAATGCATGTATTCATAGATGTTCTTCTTTGggaaggtaaataaaatataaattagaactatttactttattattattattaatattaacttgtattttgtataattgtattatttatctattataatatttaaataggtgaAGATGCTGTTTCCAGTCTATGTAGTAGTGAGGCagcaactatttttaaaataaagctgTGTGACATGCCGCAACTTATAAAAGTAAAGTCCAAAGTATATGAATTAAGAGGTGTTTTGGCTTTTCAACGACCGAAAAGTTCATTGAGAAATTCAGTTGGTCACTATACAGCATATATAAAAAGAGAATCTAGAAATTGGGAACTGTATGACGACCTTAAGAAAATGCCTGTCCTAGTAAAGGAACAGATAGCAGTACcagttgaatttttattttattcaatttaaagaataattatattttacattttttaaagctgtacataaatatactcttacatttttttttaataatatcaatgattactataatattttacaggaataataaaaaacaacattaacctataaattatacacattgacaaaatatataaatataagatactcataaagtcataactgtgttaatcttatattatttcagatgtgatgatatattactatttaataatagattgtggtcaatataaaaattgtgaacATACAGGTAGGTATgtcattcataataatatgtaataaatatatttaccgatgtttaaatttcaacaaaaattaaaaacctatattaaatattcaagcaAGATCCTATTTTCCGGGAAAACCGTTGGAGCAGGAATTGTAAAAATGTGGTCAGGAATTAGCAGGAATTGAGTACTAATGATTTGtgcaaaaaaaattgcaaaaagttaaattttaagggTGGGTGGGGCCGGAGTAACGTTATCCCAGCCCCACCCGTAGAAAATCCTATTTTCCGGGAAAACCGGTGGAGCAGGAATTGTAAAAACGTGGTCAGGAATTAGCAGGAATTgagtactaattatttatgcaaaaaaaaattgcaaaattaaaaatggggGGGCCGGGGTAATGTACgttaaaaaactattgtttcTTCATGGCTCGTTACTCCCTTTACCGTCATAATGATTAacctataatttcattacttattacttatattattttattgttctattacttattatacatttatactctaggtatatctatacttaatattattacttttttttttattatctatttttgttCATACATTCTCAACAATTGGTCCATTCTGTCGCTTCTTTTACGACTTACCATCACCATTCGTTTCATttcttttctatattttttcctaTCGTGTTCTAACATTTCGTCAGCCTCCGGCATTACATCTAACCAATcgtttattactatacaaaattgttCTCTCAAGtcgtttttttcataaacgtCATGTATATAAACCGTAATGTTTTTCGTAAATCGCTCTAATTCCGATTGCGAATATGGTTCGCTCAATTTCTTATTAGCATTTTCCATATGCGACTTAAAGCAACTAGGTGCTTCGTCCCTTCTTAAGAAAGTAGTAACGTTATGTTTTTCTCGTTTGATCATGtcgtatagataatttatgaatttggtTTTCTTctccctaaaaataaatacttaatcttAAACTACACTCTAAGTCTTATCtaccttatttatttaatacttatttaataatatttaatttctaccTAAACTTTCGTATTAGATTTCTAATCATCCTTGTCTAGTTTGTCTTTttcataatatctttttacatcatttttatgtacagtCACCTTCCTTCTACCTCTCTATATTACTACATTTTCGGTATCCAAAActtctaaaatttcaaaaggtCCTTTCCATAATggacttaatttatttttctgggTTTTGTCTTTCAATAATACCAAATCTTTCACATCTAAATCTTCGCTAAATTCCTTCTTATCATActgttttttagatttaatcttcttattaattaatctttcTCTGGCAATTTTATGTGACTCctgcattttttgttttaaatcgaATATATAATCATCGTAATTATACCTAGGTTCAGGGCTACATTTTAACTTGACTGGTATGTCCAATTCTTTTCCATATAGTAATGCGTAAGGTTGGTAATTAGTCGAACTATGTTCCGTTGAATTATATACGAACAATGCATACGGTAATAGTTGatcccaattatttaaatccttGTCTACGTAGTGTCTCAAATATTCGGCTAAAGTTCTATGTCATCTTTCTAAACTACCGTTAGTCTGCGGATGATAAGgacttgtatttattttattaatctttagTAATTTACACACTTCTGCGAAAATCTTACTAAGAAAGTTTGTACCTTGATCAGTTAATATAGTCTCAGGTATACCGTGTACACATACGAAATTTACTACAAACGCCTGGGCGATAGTGTTTGCCGTATGATCTGGTAACGGAACACCTAATGAATATTTCGTTAGATCGTCTTGCATAGTCAATATATATGTGTTGCCTATTGCAGTAGGTATTAGAGGTCCTACTAtatccataaatattttttcaaacggtCTAGAACTTGTCGTAGTTATAATTATCGGACTACGGTGATGTctattagttgttttattcGTCTGACACGACAGacagttttttatatattcccTTACTTCTTGTTTTAACCCTGGCCAGCTGAATTGtcgtttaattttcttaaccgTTCTATTTAATCCAGCATGACCCCCTAGTAATGAGTCATGAAAttgcttgaaaataattaatttttcctcATTAGTGTATTCTAATCTAGTacagattattatttctatatctgtatttcgaaatatatacctaatcattGATCTTGTTTTTGTCCAATCCAACCCGTCTTTCTTTCCTAACTGGTTCATGGCTAACTTATTCAAGGAATTCTTAAtgcaaaagtattttaaatttaataatgcaaaatgcatattttcacTTGTGGTTAATTGCttttctttacttttttttagttatcaaaaatattatgtacctttcttcgtaattaaaatatactacgtcgcctatttgtttatttgattcTAGCATTTTATTCGTTccaaattttcgttttaattcgTAGTTTATTCccgatttaaagttataatatttttctatttcttatacaatatgatattctGCAGGTGATCCTAGTAGTTCACCGTTCACCTCTTTCACATTActattcgttattattgtGGTTTCCGACTTTTCTAGAAAGCTCGTATAACTTTCGtccttaatttcttttatactatacattctaCTTAAAGCATCTACGTTCGAATTTTGTACTCccggtttatattttatttcgtaatcATATTCCTCAAGCTGTATGCGCCATATCGCCAACTTTGATAATGGatcttttaagttaaataaccaAGATAATGGTCTATGGTCAGTGAGTATTACGAATTTTCTACCGCAGAGATAAGGTCTAAATTGTTTAACCCCGTATACGATCGCTAAACATTCTAGTTCAGTAGTTGAGTAATTCATTTCACTTTTATTCAAAGTTCTAGATGCGTACGCTATTGGTAGGTCGCTACCTATCGTTCCTTGGAATAGTATAGCTCCTAGAGCCTTACCACTAGCGTCggttgtaagtataaattgtttcgTAAAATCTGGTTCTGCACAGAGtgcgttttttaatttatcgaaaGCTGCCTGACAATTTTCGtcccaattaaatttaacatccttttttaataagtgtGTCATTGGTTTTGCTAACATACTATATCCCTGTATAAATTTCCTGTAGTACCCCGATAaacctaaaaatgattttatttgcttTACAGTTTTAGGCACCGGAAATTCTAATActgatgttatttttttcggaTCTGGTTTTATTCCGTGTTCCGAAATTATGTGTCCCAAATACAAACATTCGCGTTTTAGAAATTCGCATTTATctggttgtatttttaaattatgggtATGTAGACGTTCGAATACGTCTATCAGCTTATTGTTGTGATCGCTCAAATTTttcgcataaataataatatcgtctaaatatactaaacatttaatgcCTATTATCCCCGACAATACGTTATTCATTTATCGCTGAAATGTAGCGGGACTTGTTTTCATTCCCATAGTCATACGTTTAAAATGGTAATGACCTTGACCGGTCGAAAACGCTGTCATTTCGCGAGATTCCTTCGCTAaaggtatttgataaaaaccaTTTGCTAAATCTAAAATGGTAAAAAGCTGACATTGTTCCAATTGATCTAATATTTCCGTAATATTAAGTAACGGatgaaattcatttaaagttaCTTCATTGAGTGCCCTAAAATCAATTACTATTCGAAATTTATCTTTACCAGATGAATctgatttcttttttactaGCAACAAAGGTGCATTAAAAGGTGACATAGATCGTTCTATGATATCATTTTGttccattttaattaattgttattcaatTTCCTTTTGCTGTGCCTGTGGTAATCTATATGGTCTTCTATATATAGGTGGCTGATTGGCGGGTAATCTTATTACGTGTTCCGCGGCGttagtaaatgttaaataatcgtTTTCCAAATGAAATACATCGGAAAAATGTTcgcatatttctaatattgttttacgctCCTCGTTATTTAAATGGTCACTACgtgttaaactttttattttatttacgcgATCGTTATTGTCATTTACTACAGTTATttcgtgtaatttatattctatgtcattgtcgtataatattttatttaattggtcCTCATAAATGTTTTGTGGTAATTCAGAAATATTCAGTATACTTATCACCGTGTTTCCGTTCTTTaccgtgtttattatattagcgcAATATACGTCCTGTATAAATTCTTGtttctgtattaaaatatttttattttccattatcgGATCAGCTAttggtatagatattattgtttccgTTCGCGGTTTTAAtgtgtaacatattttatctttatttaattcgcACGGAGTGTtatcatttatagttaatatattattcgcaaCATCTATTATCGCGTTAGTTTGTAACAGGAAGTGGTAACCTAGAATTCCATCTCGCGGTATTGGAAATTCCTTATCGACCACATGaaattctgtttttattttattattatttaatattaattttattgtaattttgccTATGGTagttactattttatcattaatg from Aphis gossypii isolate Hap1 unplaced genomic scaffold, ASM2018417v2 Contig00521, whole genome shotgun sequence harbors:
- the LOC126554494 gene encoding uncharacterized protein LOC126554494 — encoded protein: MDKRKVFDIFKFRKVIKKDDFPLTNNVDTQEQNDQLVDDPDPCSTQTKIIQVQDRPTDKPFSHASSSTFANSLDTDLGDMDSGPIRPILKVYPKTKFGTQNRSFTSVYYTHFDWLEYSVKMNAVFCFACRIFSNDYGNSENTFTITGFSNWKKASYFYN